A region from the Bradyrhizobium erythrophlei genome encodes:
- a CDS encoding acyl carrier protein, giving the protein MSEIGERVKKIVVEHLGVEPEKVVDNASFIDDLGADSLDTVELVMAFEEEFGCEIPDDAAETILTVGDATKFLEKNAKS; this is encoded by the coding sequence ATGAGTGAGATTGGCGAGCGGGTTAAGAAGATCGTGGTCGAGCACCTTGGTGTTGAACCCGAAAAAGTTGTCGACAACGCGAGCTTCATTGACGACCTCGGCGCCGACAGCCTCGATACCGTCGAGCTCGTGATGGCGTTTGAAGAAGAGTTCGGTTGCGAAATCCCGGATGATGCCGCCGAGACGATTTTGACGGTCGGCGACGCCACAAAATTTCTTGAAAAGAACGCGAAGAGCTGA
- the fabF gene encoding beta-ketoacyl-ACP synthase II, which translates to MRRVVVTGLGMVSPLGCGVEPTWKRILNSESGARKIDTFDVSDLTSRIACVVPRGDGSDGTFNPDQWMEPKDQRKVDDFIIFAMCAARQALDDADWHPSTEEDRCATGTMIGSGIGGLSGIADTALLLKERGPRKVSPFFIPGRLINLASGYVSIEHGLKGPNHAVVTACSTGAHAIGDAGRLIALGDADVMVAGGTESPICRLAMAGFCASRALSTGFNETPERASRPYDRDRDGFVMGEGAGVVVLEEYEHARARGAKIYAEVIGYGLSGDAYHITSPSPDGDGAFRSMSAAMKRAGIRAADIDYINAHGTSTQVGDEIELGAVERLMGNAASRVSMSSTKSSIGHLLGAAGAVETIFGILAIRDNIAPPTINLENPSVETAIDLVPQNPRKREINVVLSNSFGFGGTNASVILQRVAN; encoded by the coding sequence ATGAGGCGGGTTGTCGTCACGGGCCTCGGCATGGTGTCGCCACTTGGCTGTGGCGTCGAACCGACCTGGAAGCGCATCCTCAACAGCGAGAGCGGTGCCAGGAAGATCGATACGTTTGACGTGTCCGATCTGACCAGCCGAATCGCCTGCGTGGTTCCGCGCGGCGACGGCTCCGACGGCACCTTCAATCCCGACCAGTGGATGGAGCCGAAGGACCAGCGCAAGGTCGACGACTTCATCATCTTCGCGATGTGCGCGGCGCGCCAGGCGCTGGACGATGCCGATTGGCATCCGTCCACCGAAGAGGATCGCTGCGCCACCGGCACCATGATCGGCTCCGGAATCGGCGGTCTGTCCGGCATCGCCGACACCGCGCTGCTGCTCAAGGAGCGCGGGCCGCGCAAGGTATCGCCATTCTTCATTCCCGGGCGTCTGATCAATCTGGCTTCCGGCTATGTCTCGATCGAGCACGGCCTCAAGGGCCCCAACCATGCCGTGGTGACGGCATGTTCGACCGGCGCGCATGCGATCGGCGACGCCGGCCGGCTGATTGCGCTCGGCGATGCCGATGTGATGGTGGCGGGCGGAACGGAATCGCCGATCTGCCGGCTGGCGATGGCGGGGTTTTGCGCCTCGCGCGCGCTGTCGACGGGCTTCAACGAAACGCCGGAGCGGGCATCGCGGCCTTATGACAGGGACCGTGATGGTTTCGTCATGGGGGAAGGAGCCGGCGTGGTGGTGCTCGAGGAATACGAGCACGCCAGGGCGCGCGGCGCCAAGATCTACGCCGAGGTGATCGGCTACGGTCTGTCGGGCGACGCCTATCATATCACCTCGCCATCGCCCGACGGTGACGGCGCATTCCGCAGCATGAGCGCCGCCATGAAGCGCGCCGGGATCCGCGCCGCCGATATCGATTACATCAACGCGCACGGGACATCGACGCAGGTCGGCGACGAGATCGAACTCGGCGCGGTCGAACGGCTAATGGGCAACGCCGCCTCGAGGGTGTCGATGTCGTCGACCAAATCGTCGATCGGACATCTGTTGGGCGCGGCGGGAGCGGTGGAGACGATTTTCGGCATCCTGGCGATTCGCGACAACATCGCTCCGCCGACGATCAATCTCGAAAATCCGTCGGTGGAAACCGCGATCGACCTCGTGCCGCAAAACCCGCGCAAGCGCGAGATCAATGTCGTGCTGTCGAATTCTTTCGGTTTCGGCGGCACCAACGCTTCCGTAATCCTGCAGCGCGTGGCCAACTGA
- a CDS encoding YicC/YloC family endoribonuclease, whose protein sequence is MALSSMTGFARSHGASGPYTFEWELKSVNAKGFDLRMRLPPGWDELEAFAKKRAGEVLSRGTVYANLNVKRTGAASTIRINEEVLASIVKVAGVLAGKIDAVAPSIDGLLGIKGVIELVEPESSEEEDKAAKGAAAAAFDQALLDLVEMRQREGVTLGQILSQRMDELERLVQKAEAAPGRRPEAIKARLAEQIAALLETSDRFDPDRLNQEALLIAAKADIREELDRIASHVSQTREMIGKGGPIGRRLDFLAQEFNREVNTCCSKSNDLELTNTGLAMKNVVEQFREQVQNLE, encoded by the coding sequence ATGGCGCTGTCGAGCATGACCGGTTTTGCGCGCAGCCATGGCGCCAGCGGACCCTACACCTTCGAATGGGAGCTGAAGTCGGTCAATGCCAAGGGCTTCGACCTGCGGATGCGGCTGCCGCCGGGATGGGACGAACTCGAAGCCTTCGCCAAGAAGCGCGCCGGCGAGGTGCTCTCGCGCGGTACCGTGTATGCCAATCTGAACGTCAAGCGTACCGGCGCGGCCTCGACGATCCGTATCAACGAGGAGGTGCTGGCCTCGATCGTGAAGGTGGCCGGTGTGCTCGCCGGCAAGATCGATGCGGTGGCGCCGAGTATCGACGGGCTCCTCGGAATCAAGGGCGTCATCGAGCTCGTCGAGCCCGAAAGCAGCGAGGAAGAAGACAAGGCGGCAAAGGGGGCGGCCGCGGCCGCGTTCGATCAGGCGCTGCTCGACCTCGTCGAGATGCGCCAGCGCGAGGGCGTGACGCTAGGGCAGATCCTGAGCCAGCGAATGGATGAGCTCGAACGCCTGGTGCAGAAGGCGGAGGCGGCTCCCGGCCGCCGGCCCGAGGCGATCAAGGCACGGCTTGCCGAGCAGATCGCGGCGTTGCTGGAAACCTCCGATCGCTTCGACCCCGACCGGCTCAACCAGGAGGCGCTGTTGATCGCGGCCAAGGCCGACATTCGCGAGGAACTCGACCGCATCGCCTCGCATGTTTCGCAGACGCGCGAGATGATCGGCAAGGGCGGCCCGATCGGACGGCGGCTCGATTTCCTGGCGCAGGAATTCAACCGCGAGGTCAATACCTGCTGCTCCAAATCGAACGATCTTGAATTGACCAACACGGGCCTTGCGATGAAGAACGTGGTCGAGCAGTTCCGCGAACAGGTTCAGAATCTGGAGTGA
- the mltG gene encoding endolytic transglycosylase MltG, which translates to MSERPPISPRSPRAALEPEQVPPPPRRSARARNPLVVFGNAVITIILVLMIGAGAGYFYGRQKIEAPGPLAEDKIVNIPSRAGMTDIADTLQREGVIDNNRWAFIGAVFALKARSELKPGEYLFQKNASLRDVIGTMVEGKVVQHAVTIPEGLTSEQIMARLADNDIFSGTVREVPREGTLLPETYKFPRGTNRDQVIARMQQAQKRALAEIWERRNPDIPIKSPEQLVTLASIVEKETGKPDERSRVAAVFVNRLRQKIKLQSDPTIIYGLVGGKGTLGRPIKRSEIQQPSPYNTYVVEGLPPGPIANPGRASLEAAANPARTRDLFFVADGTGGHAFSDTYDQHQKNVAKLRAMEKQIQNDTVEPADDPPPAAAGAPADTTPTATTTKPAPAKKPARAPARQGAAQSTASPPEVQQ; encoded by the coding sequence ATGAGTGAGAGGCCGCCCATTTCGCCACGTAGCCCGCGCGCCGCGCTGGAGCCCGAGCAGGTTCCGCCGCCGCCGAGACGTTCGGCACGCGCGCGCAATCCGCTCGTCGTTTTCGGCAATGCCGTCATCACCATCATTCTGGTGCTGATGATCGGCGCCGGCGCCGGATATTTCTACGGCAGGCAGAAGATCGAGGCTCCCGGTCCGTTGGCGGAGGACAAGATCGTCAACATTCCCTCGCGCGCGGGAATGACCGACATCGCCGATACGCTGCAGCGTGAGGGCGTCATCGACAACAATCGCTGGGCGTTCATCGGCGCCGTGTTCGCGCTGAAGGCGCGCTCGGAGCTCAAGCCCGGCGAATATCTGTTTCAGAAGAACGCCAGTCTGCGTGATGTCATCGGCACCATGGTCGAAGGCAAGGTGGTGCAGCATGCCGTCACGATTCCCGAAGGCCTGACTTCCGAACAGATCATGGCCCGCCTCGCGGACAACGACATCTTTTCGGGCACGGTCCGCGAGGTGCCGCGCGAAGGCACCCTGCTGCCGGAGACCTACAAATTCCCGCGCGGCACCAACCGCGATCAGGTGATTGCGCGCATGCAGCAGGCGCAGAAGCGGGCGCTCGCGGAAATCTGGGAGCGCCGCAACCCGGATATCCCGATCAAGTCGCCGGAGCAGCTGGTGACGCTGGCCTCGATCGTCGAGAAGGAAACCGGCAAGCCGGATGAACGCAGCCGTGTCGCAGCGGTGTTCGTCAACCGGCTGCGGCAGAAGATCAAACTGCAGTCGGACCCGACCATCATCTACGGGCTGGTCGGCGGCAAGGGGACGCTGGGCCGGCCGATCAAACGCAGCGAAATCCAGCAGCCGTCGCCCTACAACACCTATGTGGTCGAGGGCCTGCCGCCGGGCCCGATCGCCAATCCCGGCCGCGCCTCGCTCGAGGCCGCCGCCAATCCGGCGCGCACCCGCGACCTGTTCTTCGTCGCCGACGGCACCGGCGGCCACGCCTTCAGCGACACCTACGACCAGCACCAGAAGAACGTCGCCAAGCTGCGCGCGATGGAGAAGCAGATCCAGAACGACACCGTGGAGCCGGCTGACGATCCCCCGCCGGCCGCGGCGGGCGCGCCGGCCGACACCACCCCGACCGCGACGACGACCAAGCCGGCGCCTGCGAAGAAACCCGCGCGCGCCCCGGCCCGGCAAGGCGCCGCGCAGTCGACGGCGTCGCCGCCGGAGGTGCAGCAGTAG
- the gmk gene encoding guanylate kinase, with protein MTAHGHGFDGVERRGLMFVLSSPSGAGKTTLSRLLIERTPGLKMSVSATTRPMRPGEVDGRDYRFIGKAEFEAMAEHGDLLEWATVFDNRYGTPRAPVEAALSAGQDVLFDIDWQGTQQLREKARADVVSVFILPPSAADLEKRLHSRAQDSDEVIRGRMSRASHEMSHWAEYDYIVINHDIGEAFAEVQSILNAERLKRERRTGLTTFVRELQRQLKK; from the coding sequence ATGACCGCGCATGGCCACGGCTTCGACGGAGTTGAGCGGCGCGGGCTGATGTTCGTGCTGTCGTCGCCCTCGGGCGCCGGGAAGACCACGCTGTCGCGCCTGCTGATCGAACGCACCCCCGGCCTGAAGATGTCGGTGTCCGCGACCACGCGCCCGATGCGGCCGGGCGAAGTCGACGGCCGCGATTATCGCTTCATCGGCAAGGCCGAATTCGAAGCGATGGCCGAGCACGGCGATCTGCTGGAGTGGGCCACCGTGTTCGACAACCGCTACGGCACGCCGCGCGCGCCGGTCGAGGCGGCGTTGTCGGCGGGACAGGACGTGCTGTTCGATATCGACTGGCAGGGCACCCAGCAATTGCGGGAAAAGGCGCGCGCCGATGTCGTCAGCGTCTTCATCCTGCCGCCGTCCGCCGCCGATCTTGAAAAGCGGCTGCACTCCCGGGCCCAGGATTCCGATGAGGTGATCCGCGGCCGGATGAGCCGCGCCAGCCACGAAATGAGCCATTGGGCCGAATACGATTACATCGTGATCAATCACGATATCGGCGAAGCGTTTGCCGAAGTGCAGTCGATCCTCAACGCCGAACGGCTGAAGCGCGAACGCCGTACCGGTTTGACGACGTTCGTCCGCGAGCTGCAGCGGCAGCTGAAGAAGTAG